In the genome of Vigna radiata var. radiata cultivar VC1973A unplaced genomic scaffold, Vradiata_ver6 scaffold_100, whole genome shotgun sequence, one region contains:
- the LOC106755276 gene encoding uncharacterized protein LOC106755276 — translation MCIQSTLVMVKLADSCRLRKWKRVVVEGVEPSGRGQGRGGGRGEGPGGRGVGRGNRGRGVGRGEGNIGHNQGNPDGHREFVEQNPPFEDAREGENQYDQAEGLHPFTANVMGVAMPENKVFPWVEKYGGVSDSVKHLRSFVDAMAVYSSDELVWCRVFTLSLKDEALDWFHSLPPQSIDNFITLRHLFSQQYASNRSRGLTYTALVRLKLGREESLKGFMERFNRTARQVRNADQRLIVSALTTALRXGPFVDYLYXEEPXSMDEXXHKXAGFXXIEEGXAYXSDXGEEGVPVMKSGRDRRGEKRPSEGEHRTRVKRGVEXQKVQXYVHHTPLNAPRVRVLEEALRANLLSVARSPTPRGANESKHCRYHQNXGHXTEDCVTLRDKXESLVQXGHLREXVQRTGSHLRRSQVGQGRRQPVTRRDPPATERQGTNGNGEXPLXGVINTISGGFAGGGPSSAARKRHLRNLHSVNRIGLARRTMPTITFSNEDFHAPDPNQDDPMVITAIIARYSVGKVLVDQGSSANILYWTSSRRLYAIIDVRAPTHQRL, via the coding sequence ATGTGCATACAGTCCACTCTGGTGATGGTGAAGCTAGCAGACAGTTGTCGGTTGAGGAAGTGGAAAAGGGTAGTAGTGGAGGGCGTTGAACCTAGTGGACGGGGTCAAGGAAGAGGAGGGGGCCGGGGAGAAGGACCAGGCGGCAGGGGGGTAGGGAGAGGGAATCGTGGTCGAGGGGTCGGAAGAGGGGAAGGGAACATTGGGCATAACCAGGGAAATCCAGACGGGCATAGGGAGTTTGTAGAGCAGAATCCACCATTTGAGGATGCACGGGAGGGGGAAAATCAATATGATCAGGCGGAAGGGCTCCATCCTTTCACCGCTAATGTTATGGGGGTAGCAATGCCGGAGAATAAGGTTTTCCCATGGGTTGAGAAATATGGAGGCGTGTCTGATTCGGTTAAGCATCTACGATCGTTCGTGGATGCTATGGCAGTATATTCTTCTGATGAATTGGTTTGGTGCAGAGTGTTCACTTTATCGTTAAAGGATGAAGCTCTAGATTGGTTCCATTCGTTACCACCTCAGAGTATCGACAATTTCATTACTCTGAGGCATTTATTCAGTCAACAGTATGCGTCAAATCGGTCTCGGGGTTTGACGTATACGGCTCTGGTCAGACTGAAGCTGGGAAGGGAAGAATCATTGAAGGGATTCATGGAGCGCTTCAATCGAACCGCTCGGCAGGTGCGAAATGCAGATCAACGACTGATAGTTAGTGCACTCACTACNGCTTTGAGGNCAGGACCTTTTGTGGATTACTTATATNAGGAAGAGCCTCANTCAATGGATGAGNTGCANCACAAANTGGCTGGATTCATNNGAATAGAAGAGGGGANAGCGTATCNGAGTGATCNGGGCGAAGAGGGGGTACCAGTCATGAAGTCAGGACGGGACAGAAGAGGGGAAAAACGACCGAGTGAGGGGGAGCATAGAACGAGGGTAAAACGAGGGGTCGAGANTCAGAAGGTTCAGNAGTATGTCCATCATACACCATTGAATGCTCCGAGGGTGAGAGTATTGGAGGAAGCTCTGAGGGCTAATTTGCTGTCAGTGGCACGGTCGCCAACTCCACGAGGGGCCAATGAAAGCAAGCATTGCCGGTATCATCAGAATATNGGGCATNCTACTGAAGACTGCGTCACACTAAGAGATAAGNTGGAAAGTTTGGTGCAGNCGGGCCATTTAAGAGAATTNGTTCAGAGGACGGGTTCTCATCTTAGGAGGAGCCAAGTGGGACAAGGGCGCCGTCAACCGGTCACGCGGCGAGATCCGCCCGCCACCGAACGGCAGGGGACAAATGGCAATGGAGAAANACCTTTGAGNGGGGTTATAAACACTATCTCAGGAGGATTTGCGGGGGGAGGACCGTCTTCAGCCGCAAGGAAGAGACATTTGAGAAATTTGCACAGTGTTAACAGGATTGGGTTGGCACGAAGGACTATGCCGACAATAACGTTCTCAAACGAAGATTTCCATGCACCGGATCCTAACCAGGATGATCCTATGGTGATAACGGCTATTATCGCTCGTTATAGTGTGGGTAAGGTGTTGGTGGATCAGGGGAGTTCGGCAAACATTCTGTATTGGACGTCATCTAGACgtctatatgcgattatagacgtTAGGGCCCCAACGCACCAACGTCTATAG
- the LOC106755320 gene encoding probable WRKY transcription factor 57 → MEDKDRATSDPAAVEFAGDTSWTFAADASDAAYLFSGDGERSVLREFGWNLEPDQLNRIGTDDGLWMPVQSSLTCSIEPAAAASSRSNNQSVSSSSSEDQPEKSTVSDEKPPEIPIKGKKKGQKRIRQPRFAFMTKSEVDHLEDGYRWRKYGQKAVKNSPFPRSYYRCTNSKCTVKKRVERSSEDPTIVITTYEGQHCHHTVGFPRGGIICHEAAAFAGQLAPTMSQFYYPIHLPRETNNINTVSSISPPCQAQDDASGGSNTVMPADASSLQPPTDEGLLGDIVPPGMRIR, encoded by the exons ATGGAAGACAAGGACAGAGCAACCTCCGATCCCGCCGCGGTTGAGTTTGCCGGCGACACGAGTTGGACATTCGCCGCCGATGCCTCAGACGCTGCCTACTTGTTCTCCGGCGACGGAGAGCGAAGCGTACTCAGGGAATTCGGGTGGAACCTCGAACCGGACCAGTTGAACCGGATCGGCACCGACGATGGATTGTGGATGCCGGTTCAATCTTCTCTGACCTGTTCGATTGAACCGGCCGCTGCTGCATCGTCGCGGTCGAATAACCAGTCGGTGTCGTCGAGCTCCAGTGAGGATCAGCCGGAGAAATCCACCGTCTCTGATGAGAAACCGCCTGAGATACC GATTAAAGGTAAAAAGAAGGGGCAAAAGCGAATACGGCAGCCACGGTTTGCATTTATGACCAAGAGTGAAGTTGATCATCTTGAGGATGGCTACAGATGGCGGAAGTATGGTCAGAAGGCAGTTAAAAATAGCCCATTCCCTAG GAGCTACTACCGCTGCACAAACAGCAAATGCACGGTGAAGAAGAGGGTTGAACGCTCTTCCGAGGACCCAACGATTGTGATTACCACATATGAAGGTCAACACTGTCATCACACCGTTGGATTTCCTCGAGGGGGAATCATTTGTCACGAGGCTGCTGCCTTTGCGGGCCAGTTGGCTCCTACAATGTCACAGTTTTATTATCCAATTCATTTACCCAGAGAgactaataatataaatactgTCAGCTCCATTTCTCCGCCATGCCAAGCACAGGATGATGCATCTGGGGGATCCAACACTGTAATGCCAGCTGATGCATCGTCACTGCAGCCTCCCACTGATGAAGGGTTGCTTGGAGATATTGTACCTCCGGGAATGCGTATCAGATGA